In Synechococcus sp. KORDI-100, a single window of DNA contains:
- a CDS encoding tetratricopeptide repeat protein, protein MTNADLALCDDAGDQLIILSNNTVKDNQRFVRHVDARLVSDPDINWYLCLVLHYWRLEDYKTSLHYLNLADELGGQTHALALQMRGMVCRKIPGMQVEARDAYQKSIDINPAQNDCLYNLANLIVDDDPLLATKYYHQSIKLQPVMASAWHNLGKAYLDLDFFDQAFFCLKHSLVLDPAVADTWCNLGLAYLASQAYVSTEKCLRYAISLDANHSQSFINMGSVMMDVLGPEEALCFLQKGVELESSSANSLWNLALAYLLLGDYSKGWKYYEARFATKQFSLSDIPSSLPSPISIEDCPKMPEPPMLVWCEQGVGDAIQFIRYIYLLDAVGINYVVRARESLVELFRTWLPIGDCIIDENSVSDVYAKSPHIALMSLPRLFGTTVETVPAYVPYFSALNPTPKQLQVLPAPGGLSVGVAWASNPDNKSMYRHKSIPLELLMTRLLKLVSLDLVNLHSLQVGQDAGQIASWVDGYRIVDWSSKLNNFADTAHVVAQMDLVISVDTAVAHLAGALNVPTWTLLPFNCDFRWMRSRSDTPWYPSMRLFRQENLGNWQSVVDQLDYTFDKLFALNIDDLYLANLAS, encoded by the coding sequence GTGACCAATGCAGATTTGGCACTTTGCGATGACGCAGGTGACCAGCTAATCATCCTATCAAACAATACAGTTAAAGACAACCAACGCTTTGTTCGGCATGTCGATGCGCGTCTTGTCTCAGATCCAGATATCAATTGGTATTTATGCTTAGTGCTTCATTATTGGAGGCTTGAAGACTACAAGACTTCGCTGCATTATTTGAATCTTGCTGACGAATTGGGTGGTCAAACTCATGCTTTAGCGCTTCAAATGCGTGGTATGGTTTGTCGGAAAATTCCAGGCATGCAGGTTGAAGCACGTGATGCGTATCAAAAAAGTATTGACATTAATCCAGCCCAAAATGATTGCTTATACAATCTTGCAAATCTAATCGTGGATGACGATCCTCTCCTTGCTACAAAATATTATCATCAATCTATAAAATTGCAGCCCGTTATGGCGTCTGCTTGGCATAATCTTGGCAAGGCGTATTTAGATCTAGATTTTTTTGATCAAGCTTTTTTTTGCCTAAAGCATAGTTTAGTTTTGGATCCTGCGGTTGCAGATACATGGTGCAATTTAGGCCTTGCATACCTTGCTTCTCAGGCTTATGTCTCTACTGAGAAGTGTCTACGCTATGCAATATCTCTTGACGCCAATCATTCTCAGAGCTTTATTAATATGGGTAGCGTGATGATGGATGTTTTGGGTCCGGAAGAGGCTCTTTGCTTTCTGCAAAAGGGTGTTGAATTAGAGTCAAGTTCAGCCAACTCTTTATGGAATCTTGCGCTAGCATATTTGCTTTTAGGTGATTATTCAAAAGGATGGAAATATTATGAAGCTCGCTTTGCGACAAAACAATTTTCATTGTCTGACATCCCATCATCTTTACCTTCCCCTATTTCGATAGAGGATTGTCCGAAAATGCCTGAGCCACCAATGCTTGTTTGGTGTGAACAAGGAGTTGGTGATGCAATTCAATTTATAAGGTATATTTATCTTCTTGATGCTGTAGGGATTAATTATGTTGTGCGAGCTCGTGAATCGCTTGTCGAATTGTTCAGAACTTGGCTCCCCATTGGTGACTGTATTATCGATGAAAATTCTGTGTCTGATGTATATGCAAAATCTCCTCATATAGCTTTAATGAGTTTGCCGCGTCTGTTTGGAACGACTGTCGAAACAGTCCCTGCTTATGTGCCGTATTTTTCTGCGTTGAACCCGACTCCTAAACAATTGCAGGTCTTGCCTGCCCCTGGTGGCTTATCCGTGGGTGTTGCCTGGGCTTCGAATCCTGACAACAAATCGATGTACCGCCATAAGAGCATTCCCCTTGAGTTGTTGATGACGCGTTTGCTCAAGCTTGTTTCGCTAGACCTTGTTAATCTTCATTCACTTCAGGTTGGTCAAGATGCTGGTCAAATTGCTTCATGGGTCGATGGTTACAGAATAGTCGACTGGAGTAGTAAGCTTAATAATTTTGCTGATACGGCTCACGTTGTTGCTCAAATGGATTTAGTCATTAGTGTTGACACGGCAGTTGCACATCTGGCTGGAGCGCTTAACGTACCAACTTGGACCTTACTTCCTTTTAATTGTGATTTTCGATGGATGCGTTCTAGGTCTGATACACCTTGGTATCCTTCAATGCGACTGTTTCGTCAAGAAAATCTGGGGAATTGGCAGTCAGTTGTGGATCAACTAGATTACACTTTTGACAAGTTATTTGCTCTAAATATTGATGATTTATATCTTGCTAATCTAGCCTCTTGA
- a CDS encoding glycosyltransferase family 41 protein → MKNLVFKELLEWPNELNAEEGDLFDLGDDLKRCISLDRRSEFHEMESILLANMPNDKNGDYYFLFAYSLFWRKNYSQFLSVSQILIKKFPKREGFINIISALQELLKGNHEKSRSILSSITLYPAKDEMGPLIYLITAYSFYAQGKLEKASTVLLLNSRSSDCIEGVLLQAKILRAKFDYDSSISLLDSAIQKAPNNIQLVLELITILHAGKRGDRILSDVKKALSRFGFRSSLLSHLAPLKLLQREPGRALRACLQERAHCSITDILPKASNLFVAYEHSGNVNWSININPESILPLAQDPDFYANRCLQLASCGESHLSVQQAKMISKNFLVLSKKPFSYFFGNVNKTLRIAWLTGDCTNHPVARFLLGIFSASIGSFKHCHTVVSTVDHGKSSWLQHFDSLDGIKTFQFSQKDSANARLKYLRSLQIDIAIDLSGWTGGNSLQLFKERFAAVQVNYLGYFASAGFDSMDFWLGDRYLFPNPCLEFRSEAIYRLSRPFIAWQPTPSMPEYHSSVSAPPDGPLRIGTFNHNRKFSNTILKIWGKLLEKLPDTKIIFKAINRDDPHTQELLIRRFLRAEIDPNRIEWLPITKSPVEHLEQYSKLDLALDSFPNGGCTTTCEALWMGVPTVTLSGNSYVSRMSTSVMCAANLSEFVANSPDEYVNIVCQQASDLDGFRSKRLFRRNKFECSDLGNAKDLLMHLEASFDEMIKIKKEIMSN, encoded by the coding sequence ATGAAGAATCTTGTGTTTAAAGAACTCCTTGAATGGCCAAATGAACTAAATGCCGAAGAAGGTGATCTATTTGATCTAGGCGACGATCTGAAGAGGTGTATTTCGCTTGATCGCCGATCTGAATTTCACGAGATGGAATCAATTTTGCTAGCAAATATGCCAAATGATAAAAATGGCGACTATTATTTTTTGTTTGCTTATTCCTTATTTTGGAGAAAAAATTACTCTCAATTTCTTTCTGTAAGCCAAATTCTAATCAAAAAATTTCCAAAGAGGGAAGGATTTATAAATATTATTAGTGCTCTTCAAGAATTACTTAAGGGAAATCATGAGAAATCACGCTCAATATTGTCGTCAATCACTTTATATCCAGCCAAAGATGAAATGGGACCTTTAATCTATTTGATTACTGCCTATTCATTTTATGCTCAAGGCAAACTTGAAAAAGCATCTACTGTATTGCTTCTGAATTCTAGATCTTCAGACTGTATAGAGGGTGTTTTATTACAAGCCAAGATCCTAAGAGCAAAATTTGATTATGATTCTTCTATCAGTTTACTAGATTCTGCTATACAAAAAGCGCCTAACAATATTCAACTTGTTTTAGAATTAATTACGATTTTACACGCCGGCAAAAGAGGCGATCGTATTCTTTCAGATGTCAAGAAAGCGTTATCACGTTTCGGTTTTAGATCCTCACTGCTGAGTCATCTTGCTCCGCTTAAATTATTGCAGCGTGAACCTGGCCGTGCTCTAAGAGCTTGTTTGCAGGAAAGAGCACATTGCTCTATTACAGATATATTGCCTAAGGCAAGTAATCTCTTCGTGGCGTATGAGCATTCTGGTAATGTAAATTGGTCAATCAATATTAATCCAGAATCTATTCTTCCACTAGCACAAGATCCAGATTTTTACGCAAATAGATGTTTGCAATTAGCTAGTTGTGGCGAAAGTCACTTATCAGTTCAGCAAGCGAAAATGATATCCAAGAATTTTTTGGTTCTATCTAAGAAACCATTCTCTTATTTTTTTGGCAATGTAAATAAAACATTACGCATTGCTTGGCTTACTGGGGACTGTACAAATCATCCAGTTGCACGATTTTTGTTAGGTATTTTTTCTGCTTCAATAGGATCTTTTAAACATTGTCACACCGTAGTATCAACAGTTGACCATGGTAAATCATCTTGGCTTCAGCATTTTGATTCTCTTGATGGTATTAAAACATTTCAATTCTCACAAAAGGATTCAGCTAATGCTCGTTTAAAATATTTGCGTTCTTTACAAATAGATATTGCAATTGATTTAAGTGGTTGGACCGGAGGTAATAGTCTCCAGCTTTTCAAGGAAAGATTTGCTGCTGTTCAAGTCAATTATCTTGGTTATTTTGCGAGTGCTGGGTTTGATTCAATGGATTTTTGGCTTGGTGATCGATATTTATTTCCTAACCCCTGTCTAGAGTTTCGTTCTGAGGCCATTTACCGCCTCTCCCGCCCGTTCATTGCTTGGCAGCCCACGCCCTCAATGCCGGAATATCATTCATCAGTCTCTGCGCCGCCAGATGGTCCTTTAAGGATAGGGACTTTTAATCATAATCGAAAATTTTCGAATACTATTCTGAAGATCTGGGGAAAATTATTAGAAAAATTGCCGGATACAAAAATTATTTTTAAAGCAATTAATAGAGATGATCCGCATACGCAAGAGTTGCTCATAAGACGCTTTTTAAGAGCAGAGATTGATCCAAATAGGATTGAGTGGTTACCAATCACGAAGTCCCCTGTAGAACATCTTGAACAGTATTCAAAATTAGATCTTGCATTGGATTCTTTCCCCAATGGGGGGTGTACCACAACCTGTGAAGCTCTTTGGATGGGAGTTCCCACCGTAACATTGTCTGGTAATTCTTACGTATCACGTATGAGCACATCAGTGATGTGTGCTGCTAACTTAAGTGAATTTGTAGCAAACTCTCCAGATGAATATGTCAATATTGTTTGCCAACAAGCTTCCGATCTAGATGGCTTTCGATCTAAACGTCTTTTCAGGCGAAATAAATTTGAATGTAGTGATCTTGGGAATGCAAAAGATTTATTGATGCATTTGGAGGCTTCTTTTGATGAAATGATAAAGATAAAAAAAGAGATTATGTCAAATTGA
- a CDS encoding peptidylprolyl isomerase, translating into MSFNHELTDQRIIKLVSRLGLASSLYRCLVEEEIVKLVSLDEDWIDHQLPSFLGEMDLTTFLRTNRLTQEDLLFKVKRDESLRRFSHYQFGSGLEDYFLRDKELRDQVVYSLIRVSDPGLVREIWIRLEEGEMTFQQASSAFGEGPEARHQGLYGPMAVGALQPIELATIVRNLKPGEIMKPRQLGDWHLIIRLEQLHPARLDDAMVNTLLNEQLEALLQSRVTRLLAGETLEPLSYE; encoded by the coding sequence ATGTCTTTTAATCACGAACTGACGGATCAGCGAATTATCAAACTTGTTTCCCGCTTGGGCCTTGCTTCTAGTCTTTATCGTTGCTTAGTTGAGGAAGAAATTGTTAAATTGGTGTCTTTAGATGAAGATTGGATTGATCATCAGCTCCCAAGTTTTCTTGGAGAGATGGATCTCACGACATTTCTTAGAACAAACCGTTTAACCCAAGAGGATCTTCTTTTCAAGGTGAAAAGAGATGAATCGCTGCGACGCTTTTCACATTATCAATTTGGGTCTGGATTAGAAGACTATTTTTTAAGAGACAAGGAATTGCGTGATCAAGTCGTATACTCTCTCATTAGAGTATCGGATCCAGGCTTGGTGAGAGAAATATGGATCAGGCTTGAAGAGGGGGAAATGACCTTTCAGCAGGCGTCGTCTGCCTTTGGCGAGGGTCCAGAAGCTCGGCATCAAGGCCTCTATGGACCGATGGCTGTGGGAGCGCTTCAACCGATTGAACTAGCCACGATTGTTCGAAATCTCAAGCCAGGAGAAATTATGAAGCCTCGTCAACTTGGTGATTGGCACTTAATCATCCGATTGGAGCAGCTGCATCCTGCACGCTTGGATGATGCAATGGTTAACACACTCTTGAATGAACAATTGGAAGCTCTCCTTCAGAGCCGTGTTACACGCCTTCTTGCAGGTGAAACATTGGAGCCTTTATCTTACGAATAA